A region of Panicum virgatum strain AP13 chromosome 8N, P.virgatum_v5, whole genome shotgun sequence DNA encodes the following proteins:
- the LOC120686802 gene encoding putative defensin-like protein 80 isoform X2: protein MTTMSAKFRSMAGKIVLVLVLGVLLHPFSSAGAGEEAMAALQPELPQCNPLVGPPDISPDCDTWCWYGGHPGGYVKGDVCCCNPGAGLADDADS from the exons ATGACGACGATGTCAGCCAAGTTCCGTTCCATGGCCGGCAagatcgtcctcgtcctcgtcctggGCGTCCTCCTCCACCCCTTCTCCTCTGCAG gtgcaggggaagaaGCAATGGCAGCTCTCCAGCCGGAGCTGCCGCAGTGCAACCCCTTGGTGGGGCCGCCGGACATCTCGCCGGACTGCGACACCTGGTGCTGGTACGGCGGCCACCCGGGAGGCTACGTCAAAGGCGACGTCTGCTGCTGCAACCCCGGCGCCGGCCTAGCTGATGATGCTGATAGCTAA
- the LOC120686802 gene encoding uncharacterized protein LOC120686802 isoform X1: MTTMSAKFRSMAGKIVLVLVLGVLLHPFSSAAGRVAGAGEEAMAALQPELPQCNPLVGPPDISPDCDTWCWYGGHPGGYVKGDVCCCNPGAGLADDADS; the protein is encoded by the exons ATGACGACGATGTCAGCCAAGTTCCGTTCCATGGCCGGCAagatcgtcctcgtcctcgtcctggGCGTCCTCCTCCACCCCTTCTCCTCTGCAG CTGGGCGTGttgcaggtgcaggggaagaaGCAATGGCAGCTCTCCAGCCGGAGCTGCCGCAGTGCAACCCCTTGGTGGGGCCGCCGGACATCTCGCCGGACTGCGACACCTGGTGCTGGTACGGCGGCCACCCGGGAGGCTACGTCAAAGGCGACGTCTGCTGCTGCAACCCCGGCGCCGGCCTAGCTGATGATGCTGATAGCTAA